In Stieleria varia, one genomic interval encodes:
- a CDS encoding phosphotransferase, with the protein MLSSSNDQLVSREPALPGLAILLNAERFARLWAIEQSLPQRPAATMQYVRYKPGRRCIAVYLMSTDSTEYQVVVTAFNRDGWHKHIHTFDGTTCDTNPHRDTDLTDAWISVATFPRDRKIRLLEAFRHPDETRNFVRSFVNKQIDDDHFRVQCVAYKPGRRAVFDVQTSSDHRYAVKVIESSEFEQARRPAEAWEHIRWQLSDRRVELPELIRADQKRRILVSRWLKGRNLAEQMSSVLQSESDPYFRVGTALGELHRSEPAGLIKSRDTVLNSPYSRLASDVATLVPSLSKNARFFANEIEKRIAVHSHLQTPIHGDFYAKQICVDDHSIGILDFDQSRYGSPLQDVGNFIAKVIWNSYRGDFTADQVAEIEDAFRQGYISRCGDLDEAAVELQVAAGLFKCMTHPFRSGMDNWHDHIANILELVSERFERHRTDDRLTPRDSTNAKRPSTALNKSPAPSMFKQQLLRDVPTTWMANALICERARERILRCCPEFSGLDERLVVDHIEPVQVKAGRRCLIRYDLRVAQSQSPDQKISILGKLRFKGVDRHGYSVQQQLHKQGFNELNPNGVSVPRTLGIDPETRIWYQACVPGRSLEQLVASQEETIQPEASKRIAEALATLHCESMIRRCRAWTIDDEVQSLTQRLQSVACKHPGHKAAIGKLIDLANRLSRWLVKEPSVVIHRDFHPSQILLTDEKLYLLDFDLCSYGPAALDAGNFLAHLWELSIRCSQQSSIWMNEATKFLESYQQTLSPGEPIPCNLNAWSWLAFVRHVWISTQISDRAATTGAVIEKALEMVDDLSSS; encoded by the coding sequence ATGCTCTCCAGCAGTAACGATCAGCTCGTCAGCCGCGAACCGGCGTTGCCAGGGCTGGCGATACTGCTCAATGCAGAACGTTTCGCACGTCTGTGGGCCATCGAACAATCGTTGCCACAGCGACCTGCTGCGACGATGCAGTATGTACGTTACAAACCAGGCCGACGTTGCATTGCTGTGTACTTGATGAGTACAGACTCGACTGAGTATCAAGTCGTTGTAACAGCATTCAATCGGGATGGTTGGCACAAACACATTCATACGTTTGATGGTACAACTTGCGACACAAACCCACATCGCGATACCGACCTGACTGACGCATGGATCTCGGTGGCAACGTTTCCGAGGGACCGCAAAATCCGGTTGCTGGAAGCATTTCGTCACCCAGACGAAACAAGAAACTTTGTTCGGAGTTTCGTGAACAAGCAAATTGACGACGATCACTTTCGTGTTCAGTGTGTGGCTTACAAGCCAGGGCGAAGGGCGGTGTTCGACGTGCAGACCTCATCGGATCATCGGTACGCTGTGAAAGTCATCGAATCCTCGGAGTTCGAGCAAGCCAGACGACCTGCTGAAGCGTGGGAGCACATCCGCTGGCAGCTCAGCGACCGTCGCGTCGAATTGCCCGAGCTGATCCGAGCTGACCAGAAACGACGGATACTCGTGAGTCGTTGGCTGAAAGGACGCAACCTGGCGGAACAAATGTCGTCGGTCTTGCAATCGGAGTCCGATCCTTACTTTCGTGTTGGAACGGCGCTTGGGGAACTACACCGTAGTGAACCAGCAGGACTTATCAAATCTCGCGATACCGTGTTGAATAGCCCTTATTCCCGTTTGGCGTCTGACGTCGCGACATTAGTTCCGAGTCTGAGCAAGAATGCACGATTTTTTGCGAACGAGATCGAGAAGCGAATTGCCGTACATTCGCATCTCCAAACGCCCATTCATGGCGATTTCTACGCCAAGCAAATCTGCGTCGACGACCACTCCATCGGAATACTCGACTTTGACCAGTCCCGATACGGAAGTCCCCTGCAAGATGTCGGGAACTTTATCGCCAAAGTCATCTGGAACTCGTATCGCGGCGATTTTACGGCGGATCAGGTTGCGGAAATCGAAGATGCCTTTCGGCAAGGCTATATCAGCAGGTGCGGAGATTTGGATGAAGCAGCAGTTGAACTCCAAGTTGCCGCCGGTCTCTTTAAGTGCATGACCCATCCGTTTCGCTCCGGCATGGACAATTGGCACGATCACATTGCCAACATTCTGGAACTGGTGTCGGAGCGATTCGAGCGACACCGGACTGACGATCGCCTTACCCCGCGAGACAGTACGAATGCAAAACGCCCATCGACGGCGCTCAATAAGAGTCCTGCTCCGTCAATGTTCAAACAACAACTACTTCGCGATGTGCCGACAACGTGGATGGCCAACGCGTTGATCTGTGAACGGGCCAGAGAAAGAATACTGCGATGTTGTCCAGAGTTCTCAGGACTAGACGAGCGTCTCGTGGTCGACCACATCGAACCCGTTCAAGTCAAGGCTGGACGCCGATGCTTGATACGATATGACCTACGTGTTGCCCAATCACAGTCGCCGGATCAGAAAATCTCGATTCTGGGCAAACTTCGTTTCAAGGGAGTCGATCGGCATGGATACTCAGTTCAACAGCAACTGCATAAACAGGGATTCAATGAGCTAAACCCAAACGGGGTCTCAGTTCCTCGAACGCTTGGGATCGATCCAGAAACTCGAATTTGGTATCAGGCTTGCGTACCGGGACGCTCGCTGGAACAGCTCGTCGCCAGCCAGGAAGAAACAATCCAGCCGGAAGCGTCAAAACGCATTGCCGAGGCTCTGGCAACACTTCATTGCGAATCAATGATTCGCCGGTGTCGGGCATGGACGATTGATGATGAAGTGCAGTCACTCACACAGCGATTGCAGAGTGTTGCATGCAAGCATCCTGGTCACAAAGCCGCAATCGGCAAGTTGATCGACCTCGCAAATCGCCTTTCCAGATGGCTCGTCAAAGAACCGTCCGTTGTGATTCACCGAGACTTTCATCCGTCTCAGATACTGCTGACTGACGAGAAACTCTATTTGCTCGATTTCGATCTTTGCAGTTACGGTCCTGCGGCCTTGGATGCTGGAAACTTTCTCGCACATCTGTGGGAGCTATCTATCCGGTGCTCCCAGCAATCGAGCATCTGGATGAACGAAGCGACGAAGTTTTTAGAGAGTTACCAACAGACGCTCTCCCCGGGTGAGCCAATCCCATGCAATCTGAATGCTTGGTCGTGGCTAGCGTTTGTCCGCCATGTCTGGATCAGCACACAAATCTCGGATCGAGCAGCGACGACGGGAGCCGTTATCGAGAAGGCACTCGAGATGGTGGACGACCTGTCATCGAGCTGA
- a CDS encoding HpcH/HpaI aldolase family protein, with the protein MTPIELRKRLRDGDVSFGTLIVSPSPRWPETVRGCGLDFVFIDTEHIALDRAQLSWMCQTYSAIGLPPLVRIASPDPYAATMVLDGGAAGIVAPYIETASQVQALRGAVKMRPIKGHRLQQLLDGDKSEPELETYMETGANERLLIVNIESTPAMSALDDILAVPGLDGVLIGPHDLSCSLGLPEHYDHPEFLDACQTIFSKARAAGVGAGIHFWGDVAQQVQLLNLGANMLIHSADISLFKKYLQAELDEIKRSIGLETMPNAPSSPDAI; encoded by the coding sequence ATGACACCTATCGAACTACGCAAACGTCTGCGCGACGGAGACGTGAGCTTCGGAACACTGATCGTCTCACCGTCGCCGCGTTGGCCTGAGACGGTTCGCGGCTGTGGTCTCGACTTCGTCTTTATCGACACCGAACACATTGCGCTGGACAGAGCGCAGTTGAGCTGGATGTGCCAAACCTACTCCGCTATCGGTCTGCCGCCACTGGTGCGAATTGCGTCGCCCGACCCCTACGCCGCCACAATGGTATTGGATGGCGGCGCGGCGGGCATTGTAGCACCCTACATCGAAACAGCATCTCAGGTGCAGGCCTTGCGAGGTGCCGTGAAGATGCGACCGATCAAGGGGCATCGCCTTCAACAATTGCTCGACGGTGACAAATCGGAACCGGAGCTCGAAACCTATATGGAGACAGGTGCGAACGAGCGGTTGCTGATCGTCAATATCGAGAGCACGCCTGCGATGTCTGCCCTGGATGATATTTTGGCCGTGCCTGGCTTGGACGGCGTGCTCATCGGACCTCACGACCTGTCTTGCAGTCTTGGTCTGCCGGAGCACTATGACCATCCAGAGTTCCTTGACGCATGTCAAACGATCTTTTCCAAAGCGCGTGCTGCGGGTGTGGGCGCGGGCATCCATTTCTGGGGAGACGTTGCACAGCAAGTGCAGCTGCTCAACCTCGGCGCAAACATGTTGATCCACAGCGCTGACATCTCTCTGTTCAAGAAATACCTGCAAGCAGAACTCGACGAAATCAAACGATCCATCGGACTGGAAACCATGCCCAACGCCCCGAGTTCTCCTGACGCGATTTGA
- a CDS encoding DUF1559 domain-containing protein, with protein sequence MLKNRKGFTLVELLVVIAIIGILVGLLLPAVQAAREAARRMSCSNNFKQIGLAIQNYHSTYKRLPRHQGGTFEFIAGGARTPGPTPASAGGSNRNELSALVGMLPFFEQQGLWESISNPFEVRIGTNSGTYFAAMGPDANMILSDHALNQYDPWMTEIPTLRCPSDPGTGLPASGRTNYAVCLGDAVRQTHAGPENRGGVVNAASAERTQVSCRGVFVARKTMRFRDILDGLSNTIAMGEINTDLGDRNITTFIAEGGNLRTNPNRSVNMIDPQRPRYWAPGTPEASARADNRRGYKWASGRAAYTAFQTILPPNRQCSSHAGGDLAAEGVYTASSRHQGGAHVLFTDGAVIFMTDSIEAGDSTHATVRPAGTSAEPTLPTVPGAKSPFGLWGALGTRANKEVIDETF encoded by the coding sequence ATGTTAAAAAATCGGAAGGGTTTCACGCTTGTGGAACTGTTGGTCGTGATTGCGATCATTGGAATCTTGGTCGGTCTGTTGTTGCCTGCTGTCCAAGCCGCACGTGAGGCGGCCCGTCGAATGAGTTGCAGCAACAATTTCAAGCAAATCGGTTTGGCAATTCAGAATTACCATTCGACGTACAAGCGGCTGCCCAGACATCAAGGCGGAACGTTCGAGTTCATTGCCGGAGGAGCCCGCACGCCAGGTCCGACACCGGCGAGCGCGGGCGGCAGCAATCGAAACGAGTTGAGTGCTCTGGTGGGGATGCTTCCCTTTTTCGAACAGCAAGGACTTTGGGAATCCATCAGCAATCCCTTTGAAGTCAGGATCGGCACCAATTCGGGTACCTACTTTGCAGCCATGGGTCCAGACGCAAACATGATCCTCAGCGACCATGCACTCAACCAATACGATCCTTGGATGACAGAGATTCCTACCCTGCGATGTCCCAGCGATCCCGGCACCGGCCTTCCCGCATCGGGACGAACGAATTATGCCGTCTGTCTCGGTGACGCCGTCAGGCAAACGCACGCGGGGCCTGAGAATCGGGGCGGGGTTGTCAACGCTGCGAGTGCAGAGAGAACCCAGGTCTCGTGTCGTGGCGTCTTCGTAGCGCGAAAAACGATGAGGTTCCGCGACATCCTCGATGGGCTGTCCAACACCATTGCAATGGGCGAAATCAACACGGATCTCGGGGACCGTAATATCACCACATTCATTGCCGAGGGCGGTAACCTGCGTACCAACCCCAACCGCAGTGTCAACATGATCGACCCGCAGCGACCACGATACTGGGCGCCCGGAACTCCTGAAGCATCTGCCCGAGCCGATAACCGGCGCGGCTATAAATGGGCGTCGGGTCGTGCCGCCTACACCGCATTTCAGACGATCTTGCCTCCGAATCGTCAATGCAGCTCACATGCTGGCGGTGACTTGGCTGCCGAAGGTGTTTACACCGCGTCGAGTCGACATCAGGGCGGTGCCCATGTCCTGTTCACGGATGGCGCTGTGATCTTTATGACCGACTCGATCGAGGCAGGTGACAGCACTCACGCAACGGTTCGGCCTGCCGGAACATCAGCCGAACCGACGTTGCCAACTGTCCCGGGTGCCAAAAGTCCGTTCGGGTTATGGGGTGCCTTGGGCACACGCGCCAACAAAGAAGTGATCGACGAAACCTTTTAG
- a CDS encoding sulfatase, producing the protein MALKSIALATLLLTLWYSNVASASDRPNILLINIDDMGWRDVGFMGTDFYETPHLDAIASDSLVFTNAYAGAANCAPSRACLLSGQTTPRHRIFNVGTHPRGKEKNRLCEHIPGVDVLDTKIVTWAKLIQDAGYRTGTIGKWHLSQDPRPYGFDVNVAGTQSGSPPRGHYPPHPGVGLDDAAEDEYLTDRLTDEAIKFIRESACEPWLLYLPHFAVHTPLDAKRELLAKYKAKSPGKLHDHVAMATMIQSVDDGIGRLLTTLGELKMRENTLIVFTSDNGGYGPATDMDPLKGYKGTYYEGGIRVPFFVHWSGKIKSGRSDEPIAQIDLYPTFCALLGISPPEGQPLDGVNLLPLWTGQVPALPKRSLFWHFPAYLESYRNCVDEQRDPLFRSRPVGVIRQGDWKLMEFFESGDLELYHLTDDIGETSDLSASHPEKRDELHAELKAWRAAVDAPVPRRK; encoded by the coding sequence ATGGCATTGAAATCGATTGCCTTGGCAACTTTGCTGCTCACCCTTTGGTACAGCAATGTTGCATCGGCCAGCGACCGTCCGAACATTCTATTGATCAACATTGACGACATGGGTTGGCGAGATGTCGGATTCATGGGAACCGACTTTTACGAAACGCCCCACCTCGATGCGATTGCTTCGGATTCACTCGTCTTTACCAATGCCTACGCCGGGGCGGCCAACTGCGCCCCGTCACGGGCGTGTTTGCTGTCCGGGCAAACCACACCACGGCATCGCATCTTTAACGTCGGCACCCATCCCCGAGGCAAAGAAAAGAATCGGCTTTGCGAACACATCCCTGGCGTGGATGTGTTGGATACAAAAATCGTCACCTGGGCAAAACTCATCCAGGACGCTGGCTATCGCACGGGCACGATCGGCAAGTGGCACCTGAGTCAGGATCCACGTCCCTATGGATTTGACGTGAATGTGGCAGGCACTCAATCGGGTTCGCCGCCACGTGGCCATTACCCACCCCATCCTGGCGTTGGGCTGGATGACGCGGCCGAGGACGAGTACCTGACCGATCGACTGACCGACGAGGCGATCAAGTTCATTCGCGAATCCGCTTGCGAGCCTTGGCTTTTGTACCTGCCGCACTTTGCCGTGCACACGCCCTTGGATGCGAAGCGTGAATTGCTTGCCAAGTACAAGGCAAAATCTCCTGGCAAGCTGCATGACCATGTGGCCATGGCCACGATGATACAAAGCGTCGATGACGGAATCGGACGATTGCTGACGACGCTCGGCGAGTTGAAAATGCGTGAGAACACTTTGATCGTTTTCACGTCTGACAACGGAGGCTACGGGCCGGCGACCGACATGGATCCACTGAAGGGATACAAAGGGACCTACTATGAAGGCGGGATTCGGGTGCCGTTCTTTGTCCACTGGTCGGGCAAGATCAAGTCCGGTCGCTCGGATGAACCGATCGCGCAGATTGACCTGTATCCGACCTTCTGCGCATTACTCGGAATCAGTCCGCCCGAGGGTCAACCACTGGATGGTGTGAACCTGTTGCCATTGTGGACCGGCCAAGTTCCAGCGTTGCCGAAGCGGTCATTGTTTTGGCATTTTCCTGCGTATCTGGAATCGTACAGGAATTGTGTGGATGAACAACGCGATCCACTCTTTCGAAGTCGCCCGGTCGGCGTCATTCGCCAAGGCGATTGGAAGCTGATGGAGTTCTTTGAGTCGGGTGATTTGGAACTGTATCACTTGACCGACGACATTGGTGAAACAAGCGATTTATCAGCATCGCATCCCGAGAAACGCGATGAATTGCATGCGGAGTTGAAAGCCTGGAGGGCTGCGGTTGATGCGCCCGTTCCACGACGGAAATGA